The following proteins come from a genomic window of Perognathus longimembris pacificus isolate PPM17 chromosome 12, ASM2315922v1, whole genome shotgun sequence:
- the LOC125360734 gene encoding 40S ribosomal protein S29-like, with protein MGHQQLYWNHPRKFGQGSRSCRVCSNCHGLIQKYGLNVCRQCFRQYAKDIGFIKLD; from the coding sequence ATGGGTCACCAGCAGCTGTACTGGAATCACCCCCGAAAATTCGGCCAGGGATCTCGCTCTTGCCGCGTGTGCTCTAACTGCCACGGTCTGATCCAGAAGTATGGGCTCAACGTGTGCCGGCAGTGTTTCCGCCAGTATGCGAAGGACATTGGATTCATTAAGTTGGACTAA